In the genome of Waddliaceae bacterium, one region contains:
- a CDS encoding SufE family protein: protein MPSLAEKQQRIKELFSGCSSKEEIYEKIIALGAELAPIPSEFKTAERRVPGCQSNAFLDAHLDNGGVVFEGTADALISAGLMYLLISVYSGETPETILTEEPRYLEEIGITKSITIGRSNGLASMMLRMKQEALKLLQ from the coding sequence ATGCCTTCTTTAGCAGAAAAACAACAGCGCATCAAAGAGCTTTTCTCTGGATGCTCGTCTAAAGAAGAGATCTACGAAAAAATTATAGCACTAGGGGCAGAACTTGCCCCTATTCCTTCAGAATTCAAAACCGCAGAACGTCGCGTTCCAGGATGCCAAAGTAATGCTTTCCTCGATGCACACCTAGACAATGGTGGCGTCGTCTTCGAAGGCACCGCCGACGCCCTAATATCAGCAGGACTGATGTATCTGCTTATAAGCGTATACAGCGGCGAAACACCAGAAACAATCCTCACCGAAGAGCCGCGCTACCTCGAAGAAATCGGGATAACAAAAAGTATCACCATAGGAAGGTCTAATGGCCTCGCCAGCATGATGCTACGCATGAAACAAGAAGCGCTGAAACTTTTACAGTGA
- a CDS encoding peptidylprolyl isomerase produces the protein MTTVKNGDTVKVHYTGTLEDGTVFDTSRDLDPLEFTIGSDQVILGFNDAVIGKKVGDANIITIPSEEAYGPYRDDMVIEVPKTNFPEDITPVIGQNIQLQDEDGNIAVAAIEGLTDETVTLNANHPLAGKDLTFDIELMEIIA, from the coding sequence ATGACTACAGTAAAAAACGGCGACACAGTAAAAGTTCACTATACCGGCACCCTAGAAGACGGCACCGTCTTCGACACCTCTAGAGACCTAGACCCTCTAGAGTTCACCATCGGTTCCGATCAAGTCATCCTTGGCTTCAACGATGCCGTCATCGGCAAGAAAGTCGGCGATGCCAACATCATCACCATCCCTTCCGAAGAAGCATATGGTCCATACCGCGATGATATGGTTATCGAAGTACCAAAAACGAACTTCCCTGAAGACATAACTCCTGTAATAGGACAAAATATCCAGCTTCAAGATGAAGACGGAAACATCGCCGTAGCCGCTATCGAAGGGCTAACCGATGAGACCGTAACACTCAACGCCAACCACCCTCTCGCCGGCAAAGACCTTACCTTCGACATAGAGCTTATGGAGATAATAGCGTAG